The following are from one region of the Cystobacter ferrugineus genome:
- a CDS encoding rhodanese-like domain-containing protein has protein sequence MKAVLVVSALFLGLFLVSCAHERSAGAEAHRRVEAGATLVDVRTPEEFAAWHLPGAVNIPVEELPRRFPELGSLEKPLVIYCRSGARSSRAERLLKERGFQDVFNLGPMSAWE, from the coding sequence GTGAAGGCCGTTCTCGTCGTCTCAGCCTTGTTCCTCGGTCTGTTCCTCGTCTCCTGTGCGCACGAACGCTCCGCTGGGGCCGAGGCCCACCGGCGGGTCGAGGCCGGCGCCACGCTGGTGGATGTCCGTACTCCGGAAGAGTTCGCCGCCTGGCACCTGCCAGGTGCGGTGAACATCCCCGTGGAGGAGCTGCCCCGGCGGTTCCCCGAGCTCGGGTCGCTGGAGAAGCCCCTCGTCATCTACTGCCGCAGTGGCGCGCGCAGCAGCCGCGCCGAGCGCCTCCTGAAGGAGCGTGGCTTCCAGGACGTCTTCAACCTCGGCCCCATGTCGGCCTGGGAGTGA